One region of Dysidea avara chromosome 1, odDysAvar1.4, whole genome shotgun sequence genomic DNA includes:
- the LOC136242409 gene encoding phosphatidylinositol 4-kinase alpha-like — MSYCSPRSFHSSCLISYARTLADLSTVPWEKIQWLMSFCPDLEDTSGLILTDDNLSGVVALGLFAIKSQLKHHGKRVLSYLLDLVRVFPTVHWQPNITVEARREGLIAERYCFKVTLILLALASINSEDQDSIVDTIVEVLLQLSGQFHKLEEKPADDVAVIILPAMLGMAWAFQSRGKWRVEQLELMFTSQSRSLMETADQLPSVTASKEPKPIPTELEFLKCYDGKDVALKTGQVEKLMKIVFVVLSSNVLQALDKKVKEYRSAHLTYSHQYRSAVVKYLMLSLSRTVTGLCQEGVYVISIAGEKQVDVVPAFVSSLGSKLYNISSGHSNYDLEMIIIILQVTCLSIL, encoded by the exons ATGTCTTATTGTTCACCGAGAAGTTTCCATTCGTCTTGTCTAATCAGTTACGCGAGAACTTTAGCGGATTTGAGTACAGTACCATGGGAGAAA ATACAATGGTTGATGAGCTTTTGCCCTGACCTGGAGGACACCAGCGGGTTAATCTTGACTGATGACAACTTGTCAGGAGTTGTGGCTCTTGGACTGTTTGCTATCAAGTCTCAACTGAAG CATCATGGCAAGAGAGTGTTATCCTATTTGTTGGATCTTGTGAGAGTGTTCCCAACTGTGCACTGGCAACCTAATATAACTGTTGAGGCTCGTAGAG AGGGTCTGATTGCTGAGCGTTACTGTTTCAAAGTGACACTGATCCTGCTAGCACTGGCTTCTATCAATAGTGAAGACCAGGACTCCATTGTAGACACCATTGTGGAGGTATTACTGCAGTTGAGTGGACAATTTCATAAGCTCGAAGAGAAACCAGCAG ATGATGTTGCTGTTATTATATTGCCTGCCATGTTGGGAATGGCTTGGGCCTTCCAGAGCAGGGGAAAATGGCGGGTAGAGCAACTGGAGTTGATGTTCACCTCACAATCTCGTAGCCTTATGGAGACAGCTGACCAATTGCCAAGTGTCACTGCTAGTAAAGAACCAAAGCCCATTCCAACAGAACTAGAGTTTCTGAAATGTTATGATGGTAAAGATGTTGCACTGAAGACTGGACAGGTTGAAAAACTGATGAAGATT GTGTTTGTTGTTCTAAGTTCAAATGTGCTACAAGCCTTGGACAAGAAAGTGAAGGAATACAGATCA GCTCACTTGACCTACTCTCACCAGTATCGCAGTGCTGTAGTGAAATACCTGATGCTTAGCTTGTCTCGTACGGTTACCGGTCTGTGCCAGgaaggtgtgta TGTAATTAGTATTGCTGGGGAGAAGCAGGTTGATGTGGTGCCGGCGTTTGTCTCTTCCCTTGGTAGTAAGCTGTACAACATCTCCAGTGGCCATAGCAACTATGATCTTGAGATGATCATCATTATCCTCCAGGTTACTTGTCTTTCTATCT TGTAG